The following coding sequences lie in one Haematobia irritans isolate KBUSLIRL chromosome 3, ASM5000362v1, whole genome shotgun sequence genomic window:
- the Rok gene encoding rho associated coiled-coil containing protein kinase isoform X5: MDINLYDMLPTRDHILRTHVLEQEMRNPYSICNVDCLLDTVTALVNDCDHESLKRLKNIEQYASKYKPLAQQICQLRMNVDDFDFIKIIGAGAFGEVQLVRHKSSRQVYAMKRLSKFEMMKRPDSAFFWEERHIMAHANSEWIVQLHFAFQDTKYLYMVMDYMPGGDIVSLMSIYEIPEKWAIFYTMEVVLALDTIHNMGFVHRDVKPDNMLLDRQGHLKLADFGTCMRMGANGLVVSSNAVGTPDYISPEVLQSQGVDNEYGRECDWWSVGIFLYEMLVGDTPFYADSLVGTYGKIMDHKNSLNFPAEVEISENAKSLIRAFLTDRTQRLGRHGIDEIKEHPFFQNDTWSFDNIRESVPPVVPELSSDDDTRNFEDIERDDTPEEVFPIPKNFDGNHLPFIGFTYTGDYQLLSHNDTVDAEAKENNINTANHNHRHRPSNSNEIKRLEALLERERNHAETLEKQDKSLRQQLEMITKRETELQNMASEYEKNLAITQHNYKVALQKFEQEIELRKKTEILLAETQKNLDNEQKIRTREMNNNQHHNEKIITLEKQLKEMEENFKNETENSQKLKKQAAEWGLAKQELEAKIAQLQVLIAGLQNQKETLQQEVAELQAQLAQEKNSRSQLKELQKETENKLQTLANDLERAITREQQAYEDNRVLNEKISDLEKAHAGLDFELKAAQGRYQQEVKAHQETEKSRMLSREEANLQEVKALQTKLNEEKSARIKSDQNSQEKERQLSMLSVDYRQIQQRLQKLEGECRQEGEKVSALQSQLDQEYTKKNSLLSDLSLKSSEVAHLKSRENQLQKEVTALRENKRKFEEDMAQLKISLNKEILQKKELQDQLDAEQIFSRLYKAQANEHREEIEERCREIQDLKEERVSLKHQVQVAVARADSEALARSIAEETVADLEKEKTIKELELKDFMTKHRNEIVAKDALLSAAKDNEADFVKKLNQKNSEYDELQQQNKKLQDEMNQIKTTKEEEIFKLKEKWKTESLLKQVAVNKLAEVMNRRDTDLKQQKGKTRSSAELRKKEKEMRRIQQEMQQEREKYNQLLLKFQDLQSQVIEDSHIKQKLQMEIDCKATEIEQLQSKLNETASLSSADNDPEDNQDSVFEGWLSVPNKQNIRRHGWKRQFVVVSSRKIIFYNSEIDKQNTIDPVLILDLSKVFHVRSVTQGDVIRADAKEIPRIFQLLYAGEGEARRPDEQQQLDMSMLRGGTGDERPGSIIHKGHEFVHITYHMPTACEVCPKPLWHMFKPPAAYECKRCRNKIHKEHVDNNDPLAPCKLHHDPHSAREMLLLATTPDEQNLWVSRLSKRIQKCGYKANSSSNNNSNNSDGSKISPSQSTRSNYKPYAVNVQRSATLPANSSLKQ, encoded by the exons GACTCATGTGCTCGAACAGGAGATGCGTAATCCATATAGTATTTGCAATGTAGACTGCCTGCTAGACACAGTGACCGCTTTGGTAAATGACTGTGATCATGAGTCATTGAAACGCCTGAAAAATATAGAGCAATATGCATCAAAAT ACAAACCTCTTGCACAACAAATATGCCAATTGCGCATGAATGTCGATGATttcgattttattaaaatcattgGTGCCGGTGCCTTTGGTGAAGTACAATTGGTTCGACACAAATCCTCCCGCCAGGTATATGCCATGAAAcgtctatcaaaatttgaaatgatGAAGCGGCCCGATTCGGCATTTTTCTGGGAAGAAAGACACATTATGGCTCATGCCAATTCGGAATGGATTGTCCAATTACATTTTGCCTTTCAAGATACCAAGTATCTGTATATGGTAATGGACTATATGCCCGGTGGTGATATTGTCTCGTTAATGTCCATATATGAAATACCTGAAAAATGGGCCATTTTCTATACCATGGAAGTGGTATTGGCCCTGGACACAATACACAATATGGGATTTGTACATCGTGATGTTAAGCCGGACAATATGCTTTTGGATCGTCAGGGTCATTTGAAATTGGCCGATTTTGGTACATGTATGCGTATGGGTGCCAATGGTCTGGTGGTATCCAGTAATGCTGTAGGAACTCCTGACTACATAAGTCCAGAGGTTCTGCAAAGTCAGGGTGTGGACAATGAATATGGCCGTGAGTGTGATTGGTGGTCCGTTGGTATTTTTCTCTATGAAATGCTGGTGGGTGATACACCTTTCTATGCAGACTCCTTGGTTGGTACTTATGGCAAAATTATGGATCATAAAAACTCCTTGAATTTTCCAGCCGAAGTAGAAATTAGTGAAAATGCCAAAAGTCTGATTAGAGCCTTCCTCACGGATCGTACTCAACGCTTGGGTCGTCATGGCATTGATGAAATCAAAGAGCATCCCTTCTTCCAAAACGATACATGGAGTTTCGATAACATTCGTGAGAGTGTACCACCCGTTGTGCCTGAATTGTCTTCCGATGATGATACCCGTAATTTTGAGGATATAGAAAGAGATGACACGCCCGAAGAGGTGTTTCCAATACCCAAGAATTTCGATGGTAATCATTTGCCTTTTATTGGTTTCACCTATACCGGAGATTATCAATTGCTATCCCACAATGATACTGTGGATGCTGAGGCTAAGGAGAATAACATCAATACAGCCAATCATAATCACCGACATAGACCTTCAAATTCCAATGAAATCAAACGTTTAGAGGCTCTATTGGAGAGAGAACGCAATCATGCCGAGACTTTGGAGAAACAAGACAAATCGTTGAGACAACAATTGGAGATGATAACCAAACGGGAAACGGAGCTGCAAAATATGGCTTCCGAATATGAGAAGAATTTGGCCATAACACAACATAACTATAAAGTAGCTTTACAAAAGTTTGAGCAAGAGATCGAATTGCGTAAGAAAACCGAGATACTCTTGGCTGAGACCCAAAAGAATCTCGATAATGAACAGAAAATTCGAACCAGGGAGATGAATAACAACCAACATCATAATGAGAAGATCATAACGTTAGAGAAGCAGCTGAAAGAAATGGAAGAGAATTTCAAAAATGAAACGGAGAACTCGCAAAAGCTCAAAAAGCAAGCAGCCGAATGGGGTCTTGCCAAGCAGGAATTGGAGGCGAAAATTGCTCAATTGCAAGTGCTGATAGCGGGGTTACAAAATCAAAAGGAGACCCTGCAACAAGAAGTGGCCGAATTGCAAGCCCAATTGGCCCAAGAAAAGAATTCAAGGTCTCAATTGAAGGAGCTACAAAAGGAAACTGAGAATAAACTCCAAACTCTAGCAAATGATTTGGAAAGGGCCATTACCCGGGAACAACAGGCCTACGAAGATAATCGTGTTCTCAATGAAAAGATATCGGATTTGGAAAAAGCCCATGCCGGTTTAGATTTCGAATTAAAAGCAGCTCAAGGTCGTTACCAACAAGAGGTAAAAGCCCATCAAGAAACCGAAAAATCTCGTATGTTAAGCAGAGAAGAAGCCAATCTGCAAGAGGTGAAAGCCCTGCAAACCAAACTCAACGAAGAAAAATCGGCACGCATAAAATCCGATCAAAATTCCCAAGAGAAAGAACGCCAGTTATCTATGCTCTCAGTGGATTATCGACAGATCCAACAACGTTTGCAAAAACTTGAAGGTGAATGTCGGCAAGAAGGTGAAAAAGTCTCCGCTTTGCAATCGCAATTGGATCAGGAgtacacaaagaaaaattctCTGTTATCCGATTTAAGTCTTAAGAGTTCCGAAGTGGCCCACTTAAAGTCACGGGAAAATCAACTGCAAAAGGAAGTCACTGCCTTGAGAGAAAATAAGCGTAAATTCGAGGAGGATATGGCCCAATTAAAAATATCTCTCAATAAGGAAATTctacaaaagaaagaacttcaaGATCAACTCGATGCTGAGCAAATCTTCTCCCGCCTTTACAAAGCCCAGGCAAATGAGCACAGAGAAGAAATCGAAGAACGTTGTCGAGAAATACAAGATCTCAAAGAGGAACGTGTATCGCTTAAGCATCAAGTGCAAGTGGCTGTGGCTAGAGCCGACTCTGAAGCTCTGGCCCGTTCGATAGCTGAAGAAACTGTGGCCGATTTGGAGAAAGAGAAAACCATTAAGGAATTGGAATTGAAAGATTTCATGACCAAGCACCGCAATGAGATAGTCGCTAAGGATGCTTTACTCTCTGCCGCCAAGGATAATGAAGCCGATTTTGTTAAGAAACTAAATCAAAAGAATTCCGAATATGATGAGCTACAGCAACAGAACAAGAAACTTCAAGATGAaatgaatcaaataaaaacaacgAAAGAAGAGGAAATCTTCAAACTCAAAGAGAAATGGAAGACCGAAAGTCTATTGAAGCAGGTGGCTGTTAATAAATTGGCAGAGGTTATGAATAGACGTGATACCGATTTGAAac AACAAAAAGGTAAAACACGTTCATCGGCTGAATTGCGTAAGAAAGAAAAGGAAATGCGTCGCATACAACAAGAGATGCAACAGGAACGTGAGAAATACAATCAATTGTTACTTAAATTCCAAGATCTACAAAGTCAAGTCATTGAAGACAGTCAC ATTAAACAAAAACTCCAAATGGAAATCGATTGTAAAGCAACCGAAATTGAGCAGCTGCAATCAAAACTTAATGAAACCGCCTCATTGTCATCGGCCGACAATGATCCCGAAGATAATCAA GATTCGGTATTCGAGGGCTGGTTGAGTGTGCCTAATAAACAGAATATCAGACGCCATGGCTGGAAGCGTCAATTTGTTGTGGTATCATCGCGTAAAATTATATTCTACAATTCGGAAATCGACAAACAGAATACCATTGATCCTGTGCTAATATTAGATTTAAG CAAAGTATTTCATGTACGTTCAGTAACTCAGGGTGATGTTATAAGAGCCGATGCCAAAGAGATACCGcgcatatttcaattattataCGCCGGCGAAGGTGAAGCCCGTAGACCCGATGAACAACAACAATTGGATATGAGCATGCTAAGAGGAGGTACAGGAGATGAAAGACCTGGATCGATAATACATAAAG gCCATGAATTTGTGCATATAACCTATCATATGCCAACAGCTTGTGAAGTATGTCCTAAACCCTTGTGGCATATGTTTAAGCCGCCGGCGGCGTATGAATGCAAAAG ATGCCGCAATAAAATCCACAAGGAACATGTCGATAATAATGATCCCTTGGCTCCTTGTAAACTCCATCATGATCCTCATAGTGCCCGAGAAATGTTATTGTTGGCCACAACACCCGATGAACAGAATTTATGGGTATCACGTCTCTCTAAACGTATCCAAAAATGTGGATATAAGGCAAATTCCTCATCTAATAATAATAGCAATAATTCAGATGGTAGTAAAATATCACCAAG CCAATCAACACGTTCCAATTATAAGCCATATGCTGTTAATGTACAAAGATCAGCTACGCTGCCAGCAAATTCATCATTAAAACagtga
- the Rok gene encoding rho associated coiled-coil containing protein kinase isoform X2, with translation MASLDDDRRRRTHVLEQEMRNPYSICNVDCLLDTVTALVNDCDHESLKRLKNIEQYASKYKPLAQQICQLRMNVDDFDFIKIIGAGAFGEVQLVRHKSSRQVYAMKRLSKFEMMKRPDSAFFWEERHIMAHANSEWIVQLHFAFQDTKYLYMVMDYMPGGDIVSLMSIYEIPEKWAIFYTMEVVLALDTIHNMGFVHRDVKPDNMLLDRQGHLKLADFGTCMRMGANGLVVSSNAVGTPDYISPEVLQSQGVDNEYGRECDWWSVGIFLYEMLVGDTPFYADSLVGTYGKIMDHKNSLNFPAEVEISENAKSLIRAFLTDRTQRLGRHGIDEIKEHPFFQNDTWSFDNIRESVPPVVPELSSDDDTRNFEDIERDDTPEEVFPIPKNFDGNHLPFIGFTYTGDYQLLSHNDTVDAEAKENNINTANHNHRHRPSNSNEIKRLEALLERERNHAETLEKQDKSLRQQLEMITKRETELQNMASEYEKNLAITQHNYKVALQKFEQEIELRKKTEILLAETQKNLDNEQKIRTREMNNNQHHNEKIITLEKQLKEMEENFKNETENSQKLKKQAAEWGLAKQELEAKIAQLQVLIAGLQNQKETLQQEVAELQAQLAQEKNSRSQLKELQKETENKLQTLANDLERAITREQQAYEDNRVLNEKISDLEKAHAGLDFELKAAQGRYQQEVKAHQETEKSRMLSREEANLQEVKALQTKLNEEKSARIKSDQNSQEKERQLSMLSVDYRQIQQRLQKLEGECRQEGEKVSALQSQLDQEYTKKNSLLSDLSLKSSEVAHLKSRENQLQKEVTALRENKRKFEEDMAQLKISLNKEILQKKELQDQLDAEQIFSRLYKAQANEHREEIEERCREIQDLKEERVSLKHQVQVAVARADSEALARSIAEETVADLEKEKTIKELELKDFMTKHRNEIVAKDALLSAAKDNEADFVKKLNQKNSEYDELQQQNKKLQDEMNQIKTTKEEEIFKLKEKWKTESLLKQVAVNKLAEVMNRRDTDLKQQKGKTRSSAELRKKEKEMRRIQQEMQQEREKYNQLLLKFQDLQSQVIEDSHIKQKLQMEIDCKATEIEQLQSKLNETASLSSADNDPEDNQNSSLLSLTQDSVFEGWLSVPNKQNIRRHGWKRQFVVVSSRKIIFYNSEIDKQNTIDPVLILDLSKVFHVRSVTQGDVIRADAKEIPRIFQLLYAGEGEARRPDEQQQLDMSMLRGGTGDERPGSIIHKGHEFVHITYHMPTACEVCPKPLWHMFKPPAAYECKRCRNKIHKEHVDNNDPLAPCKLHHDPHSAREMLLLATTPDEQNLWVSRLSKRIQKCGYKANSSSNNNSNNSDGSKISPSYRRTVSYNPTRPTQRQTYLLDSKPMSRMFLETFF, from the exons GACTCATGTGCTCGAACAGGAGATGCGTAATCCATATAGTATTTGCAATGTAGACTGCCTGCTAGACACAGTGACCGCTTTGGTAAATGACTGTGATCATGAGTCATTGAAACGCCTGAAAAATATAGAGCAATATGCATCAAAAT ACAAACCTCTTGCACAACAAATATGCCAATTGCGCATGAATGTCGATGATttcgattttattaaaatcattgGTGCCGGTGCCTTTGGTGAAGTACAATTGGTTCGACACAAATCCTCCCGCCAGGTATATGCCATGAAAcgtctatcaaaatttgaaatgatGAAGCGGCCCGATTCGGCATTTTTCTGGGAAGAAAGACACATTATGGCTCATGCCAATTCGGAATGGATTGTCCAATTACATTTTGCCTTTCAAGATACCAAGTATCTGTATATGGTAATGGACTATATGCCCGGTGGTGATATTGTCTCGTTAATGTCCATATATGAAATACCTGAAAAATGGGCCATTTTCTATACCATGGAAGTGGTATTGGCCCTGGACACAATACACAATATGGGATTTGTACATCGTGATGTTAAGCCGGACAATATGCTTTTGGATCGTCAGGGTCATTTGAAATTGGCCGATTTTGGTACATGTATGCGTATGGGTGCCAATGGTCTGGTGGTATCCAGTAATGCTGTAGGAACTCCTGACTACATAAGTCCAGAGGTTCTGCAAAGTCAGGGTGTGGACAATGAATATGGCCGTGAGTGTGATTGGTGGTCCGTTGGTATTTTTCTCTATGAAATGCTGGTGGGTGATACACCTTTCTATGCAGACTCCTTGGTTGGTACTTATGGCAAAATTATGGATCATAAAAACTCCTTGAATTTTCCAGCCGAAGTAGAAATTAGTGAAAATGCCAAAAGTCTGATTAGAGCCTTCCTCACGGATCGTACTCAACGCTTGGGTCGTCATGGCATTGATGAAATCAAAGAGCATCCCTTCTTCCAAAACGATACATGGAGTTTCGATAACATTCGTGAGAGTGTACCACCCGTTGTGCCTGAATTGTCTTCCGATGATGATACCCGTAATTTTGAGGATATAGAAAGAGATGACACGCCCGAAGAGGTGTTTCCAATACCCAAGAATTTCGATGGTAATCATTTGCCTTTTATTGGTTTCACCTATACCGGAGATTATCAATTGCTATCCCACAATGATACTGTGGATGCTGAGGCTAAGGAGAATAACATCAATACAGCCAATCATAATCACCGACATAGACCTTCAAATTCCAATGAAATCAAACGTTTAGAGGCTCTATTGGAGAGAGAACGCAATCATGCCGAGACTTTGGAGAAACAAGACAAATCGTTGAGACAACAATTGGAGATGATAACCAAACGGGAAACGGAGCTGCAAAATATGGCTTCCGAATATGAGAAGAATTTGGCCATAACACAACATAACTATAAAGTAGCTTTACAAAAGTTTGAGCAAGAGATCGAATTGCGTAAGAAAACCGAGATACTCTTGGCTGAGACCCAAAAGAATCTCGATAATGAACAGAAAATTCGAACCAGGGAGATGAATAACAACCAACATCATAATGAGAAGATCATAACGTTAGAGAAGCAGCTGAAAGAAATGGAAGAGAATTTCAAAAATGAAACGGAGAACTCGCAAAAGCTCAAAAAGCAAGCAGCCGAATGGGGTCTTGCCAAGCAGGAATTGGAGGCGAAAATTGCTCAATTGCAAGTGCTGATAGCGGGGTTACAAAATCAAAAGGAGACCCTGCAACAAGAAGTGGCCGAATTGCAAGCCCAATTGGCCCAAGAAAAGAATTCAAGGTCTCAATTGAAGGAGCTACAAAAGGAAACTGAGAATAAACTCCAAACTCTAGCAAATGATTTGGAAAGGGCCATTACCCGGGAACAACAGGCCTACGAAGATAATCGTGTTCTCAATGAAAAGATATCGGATTTGGAAAAAGCCCATGCCGGTTTAGATTTCGAATTAAAAGCAGCTCAAGGTCGTTACCAACAAGAGGTAAAAGCCCATCAAGAAACCGAAAAATCTCGTATGTTAAGCAGAGAAGAAGCCAATCTGCAAGAGGTGAAAGCCCTGCAAACCAAACTCAACGAAGAAAAATCGGCACGCATAAAATCCGATCAAAATTCCCAAGAGAAAGAACGCCAGTTATCTATGCTCTCAGTGGATTATCGACAGATCCAACAACGTTTGCAAAAACTTGAAGGTGAATGTCGGCAAGAAGGTGAAAAAGTCTCCGCTTTGCAATCGCAATTGGATCAGGAgtacacaaagaaaaattctCTGTTATCCGATTTAAGTCTTAAGAGTTCCGAAGTGGCCCACTTAAAGTCACGGGAAAATCAACTGCAAAAGGAAGTCACTGCCTTGAGAGAAAATAAGCGTAAATTCGAGGAGGATATGGCCCAATTAAAAATATCTCTCAATAAGGAAATTctacaaaagaaagaacttcaaGATCAACTCGATGCTGAGCAAATCTTCTCCCGCCTTTACAAAGCCCAGGCAAATGAGCACAGAGAAGAAATCGAAGAACGTTGTCGAGAAATACAAGATCTCAAAGAGGAACGTGTATCGCTTAAGCATCAAGTGCAAGTGGCTGTGGCTAGAGCCGACTCTGAAGCTCTGGCCCGTTCGATAGCTGAAGAAACTGTGGCCGATTTGGAGAAAGAGAAAACCATTAAGGAATTGGAATTGAAAGATTTCATGACCAAGCACCGCAATGAGATAGTCGCTAAGGATGCTTTACTCTCTGCCGCCAAGGATAATGAAGCCGATTTTGTTAAGAAACTAAATCAAAAGAATTCCGAATATGATGAGCTACAGCAACAGAACAAGAAACTTCAAGATGAaatgaatcaaataaaaacaacgAAAGAAGAGGAAATCTTCAAACTCAAAGAGAAATGGAAGACCGAAAGTCTATTGAAGCAGGTGGCTGTTAATAAATTGGCAGAGGTTATGAATAGACGTGATACCGATTTGAAac AACAAAAAGGTAAAACACGTTCATCGGCTGAATTGCGTAAGAAAGAAAAGGAAATGCGTCGCATACAACAAGAGATGCAACAGGAACGTGAGAAATACAATCAATTGTTACTTAAATTCCAAGATCTACAAAGTCAAGTCATTGAAGACAGTCAC ATTAAACAAAAACTCCAAATGGAAATCGATTGTAAAGCAACCGAAATTGAGCAGCTGCAATCAAAACTTAATGAAACCGCCTCATTGTCATCGGCCGACAATGATCCCGAAGATAATCAA AATTCATCTCTGCTTTCACTTACACAGGATTCGGTATTCGAGGGCTGGTTGAGTGTGCCTAATAAACAGAATATCAGACGCCATGGCTGGAAGCGTCAATTTGTTGTGGTATCATCGCGTAAAATTATATTCTACAATTCGGAAATCGACAAACAGAATACCATTGATCCTGTGCTAATATTAGATTTAAG CAAAGTATTTCATGTACGTTCAGTAACTCAGGGTGATGTTATAAGAGCCGATGCCAAAGAGATACCGcgcatatttcaattattataCGCCGGCGAAGGTGAAGCCCGTAGACCCGATGAACAACAACAATTGGATATGAGCATGCTAAGAGGAGGTACAGGAGATGAAAGACCTGGATCGATAATACATAAAG gCCATGAATTTGTGCATATAACCTATCATATGCCAACAGCTTGTGAAGTATGTCCTAAACCCTTGTGGCATATGTTTAAGCCGCCGGCGGCGTATGAATGCAAAAG ATGCCGCAATAAAATCCACAAGGAACATGTCGATAATAATGATCCCTTGGCTCCTTGTAAACTCCATCATGATCCTCATAGTGCCCGAGAAATGTTATTGTTGGCCACAACACCCGATGAACAGAATTTATGGGTATCACGTCTCTCTAAACGTATCCAAAAATGTGGATATAAGGCAAATTCCTCATCTAATAATAATAGCAATAATTCAGATGGTAGTAAAATATCACCAAG ttacagGAGAACAGTGTCTTACAATCCTACTAGACCAACGCAGAGGCAAACTTATCTTTTGGATTCCAAACCAATGTCTAGAATGTTTTTGGAAACAttcttttga